The proteins below come from a single Chryseobacterium nepalense genomic window:
- a CDS encoding TonB-dependent receptor plug domain-containing protein translates to MKKLVLPLSLMVPALVFSQVRKKKDTMKTANIEEVVFQKKVTGKTNDLTTVKISAKDAQNVASISGGIEGIIKTLPSVNSNTELSSQYMVRGGNYDENLIYINDIEIYRPFLIRNSQQEGLSIINPDMVSTVNFSAGGFEPRYGDKMSSALNIYYREPEKFEVSGEGSLIGGRLTTGFAAGKDKEGNRKLTALFSARYRNTNLVLNTLKEDTDFNPKYMDFQTYLNYHFSPKLTLSFIGFYSNNDYEMIPKEREVDFGSLQQPLKLNVAYGGREDDKYKNMMGTASLNFKPTDKWRFTLDAFAYQNREREYYSIASAYVLQTFDPVTGDPVTSYDAGGQIEHARNDLFVKTYGAQFRTRFSPNVNTDVEVGFKYEKENLKDFTNEWRLVDSAGYSLPHEAFIDPRNAGDLNLMYNIAGRNHIQPTRMSAYAQYSQKFFWGSNKVFVNAGARVAHWSFNNETIFSPRAQFAIKPDWDTDMLFRLSGGIYYQAPFYKEIKDLEGNFNSSIKSQRSIQAILANDYEFYMYDRPFKLTTELYYKKMNDLIPYYMDNVRIRYTGKNNASGYSYGIDTRLFGEFVPGVDSWLSASYARVYENIDGKGDIPRPTDQRFRFAMFYQDYMPRFPAMRVNLTLVYAMGLPTGAPILTDPYQYQKTLPSYKRVDLGLSYAFIDPKEKKNTYGFWENFEELTLGVQVFNAFNIRNTVANQWITDANTNFMYPVPVRLTGRFFNVKLEFRIK, encoded by the coding sequence TTGAAAAAACTAGTTTTACCATTGAGCCTTATGGTTCCTGCATTAGTATTCTCCCAGGTAAGAAAAAAGAAGGATACGATGAAAACCGCGAATATTGAAGAAGTGGTGTTTCAGAAAAAAGTGACAGGAAAAACCAATGACCTTACTACGGTGAAAATATCGGCCAAAGATGCTCAGAATGTTGCGAGTATTTCCGGAGGTATTGAGGGAATTATCAAAACATTACCTTCCGTAAATTCAAATACGGAACTTTCTTCACAGTATATGGTTCGTGGCGGAAACTACGATGAAAACCTTATCTACATCAATGATATTGAAATTTACAGACCTTTCCTGATCAGAAATTCTCAGCAGGAGGGGCTTAGTATTATCAATCCGGATATGGTTTCTACGGTAAACTTCTCTGCCGGCGGCTTTGAACCCAGATATGGGGACAAGATGTCTTCGGCACTAAATATTTATTACCGTGAACCTGAAAAATTCGAGGTTTCTGGTGAAGGAAGCTTAATCGGCGGAAGACTTACCACAGGTTTTGCCGCAGGAAAGGATAAGGAAGGAAATAGGAAATTAACGGCTTTGTTCTCAGCCCGGTACAGGAATACCAATCTTGTTCTTAACACATTAAAGGAGGATACGGATTTCAATCCGAAGTATATGGATTTTCAGACGTATCTGAATTATCATTTCAGTCCGAAGTTAACACTATCTTTCATAGGATTCTACTCTAATAATGATTATGAAATGATTCCAAAAGAAAGGGAAGTGGATTTCGGAAGCCTGCAGCAGCCTCTCAAGCTGAATGTTGCTTATGGAGGTCGTGAAGATGATAAGTATAAAAATATGATGGGAACCGCATCATTGAATTTCAAGCCCACGGACAAATGGCGATTTACCCTTGATGCATTTGCTTATCAAAACCGTGAAAGAGAATATTACAGTATTGCTTCGGCGTACGTTCTGCAGACTTTTGATCCGGTAACCGGAGATCCGGTAACATCATACGATGCAGGGGGGCAGATTGAGCATGCACGGAATGACCTTTTTGTAAAAACATACGGTGCACAGTTCAGGACGCGCTTCTCACCAAACGTGAATACGGATGTTGAAGTAGGATTCAAATATGAAAAAGAAAATCTTAAAGATTTTACCAATGAATGGCGGCTTGTAGATTCTGCAGGATACAGTCTTCCGCATGAAGCATTTATCGATCCCAGAAATGCAGGCGACTTAAATCTGATGTACAATATTGCAGGCAGAAACCATATCCAGCCTACCAGGATGTCTGCGTATGCACAATATTCCCAGAAATTTTTCTGGGGCAGCAATAAAGTATTTGTAAATGCCGGAGCTAGAGTTGCCCACTGGAGTTTTAATAATGAAACCATATTTTCTCCAAGAGCTCAGTTTGCGATTAAGCCGGATTGGGATACGGATATGTTGTTCAGACTTTCGGGAGGAATTTATTATCAGGCGCCTTTCTATAAGGAAATTAAAGACCTTGAAGGCAACTTCAATTCTTCTATAAAATCTCAGCGATCCATACAGGCTATTTTAGCCAACGACTATGAATTTTATATGTATGACAGGCCGTTCAAATTGACAACAGAACTGTACTATAAAAAAATGAATGACCTGATTCCTTATTATATGGACAATGTAAGAATACGGTATACAGGAAAAAATAATGCTTCAGGATATTCCTACGGAATTGATACCAGGCTTTTCGGAGAATTTGTTCCAGGTGTAGATTCATGGCTGTCTGCAAGCTATGCAAGAGTATATGAAAATATCGACGGGAAAGGGGATATTCCCAGACCGACAGACCAGCGATTCAGGTTTGCGATGTTCTATCAGGATTATATGCCGAGATTTCCTGCTATGCGTGTTAACTTAACTCTTGTCTACGCAATGGGCCTTCCTACGGGAGCACCGATACTTACTGATCCCTATCAGTATCAGAAGACATTGCCATCTTACAAAAGGGTAGATCTTGGACTTTCTTATGCATTTATTGATCCTAAAGAAAAGAAAAATACTTATGGATTCTGGGAGAATTTTGAAGAACTTACTTTAGGTGTTCAGGTATTTAATGCCTTTAATATCAGAAATACGGTGGCCAACCAATGGATTACGGATGCCAATACCAATTTTATGTATCCGGTTCCGGTACGCCTTACCGGAAGGTTTTTCAATGTAAAACTTGAATTTAGAATCAAATAA
- a CDS encoding DUF3347 domain-containing protein produces MKKYVIAVVLSVFSIISASAQSKKNAQVSVLYQNYITIKTALASDDAEKASKAASQFIKSSSEVNNKIISEKELNTLREDAKTIAASKNISVQRKSFYQLSDQMIALAKEFKVSQNPVYVQYCPMAEGSWLSDESKIINPYYGKSMLSCGNVKSTIK; encoded by the coding sequence ATGAAAAAATATGTTATTGCAGTTGTATTATCTGTATTTTCCATAATTTCGGCTTCAGCACAATCTAAAAAGAATGCACAGGTTTCCGTGTTGTATCAAAACTATATTACCATTAAAACAGCCCTGGCTTCCGATGACGCTGAAAAAGCATCAAAAGCGGCATCCCAGTTTATTAAATCCTCTTCAGAAGTCAATAATAAAATAATTTCTGAAAAAGAATTAAATACGCTTAGAGAAGACGCTAAAACTATTGCAGCTTCCAAAAATATTTCAGTTCAGAGAAAATCTTTTTATCAATTATCTGATCAAATGATAGCACTGGCAAAAGAATTTAAAGTATCACAAAATCCGGTATACGTTCAATATTGTCCGATGGCTGAAGGAAGCTGGCTGAGTGATGAATCAAAGATTATTAATCCGTATTACGGGAAATCAATGTTGTCGTGCGGGAATGTAAAGTCAACAATTAAGTAA
- a CDS encoding sigma-70 family RNA polymerase sigma factor gives MRQLKITKQVTNRETASLDKYLQEIGKVELITADEEVELAQRIRAGDRAALEKLIKANLRFVVSVSKQYQNQGLSLPDLINEGNLGLMKAAKRYDETRGFKFISYAVWWIRQSILQALAEQSRIVRLPLNKIGSINKINKAYAHLEQENERPPSPEELAEVLDMSEEDIKESMKNSGRHLSMDAPLVEGEDSNLYDVLRSGESPSPDKDLMLESLQIEIERALNTLTPREADLVRLYFGLNGKHPMTLEEIGETFDLTRERVRQIKEKAIKRLKHNTRSKILKSYLGK, from the coding sequence ATGAGACAATTAAAAATCACTAAGCAGGTAACCAATAGGGAAACTGCTTCATTAGACAAGTATTTGCAGGAAATTGGTAAGGTTGAATTGATTACTGCGGATGAAGAAGTAGAATTAGCACAAAGGATCCGTGCCGGTGACAGAGCCGCGTTGGAAAAATTAATCAAGGCTAACCTTCGTTTCGTAGTATCAGTGTCTAAACAATACCAAAATCAGGGTCTTTCTTTACCGGATTTGATCAATGAAGGTAACCTGGGACTTATGAAAGCGGCAAAAAGGTACGATGAGACTAGAGGTTTCAAATTTATCTCTTACGCAGTTTGGTGGATTCGTCAGTCGATCTTACAGGCTTTGGCAGAACAGTCGAGAATTGTAAGATTACCATTGAACAAAATCGGGTCTATCAATAAGATCAACAAAGCTTACGCTCACCTTGAACAGGAAAATGAAAGACCGCCTTCACCGGAGGAATTGGCAGAAGTTCTTGATATGAGTGAGGAAGATATTAAGGAATCGATGAAAAATTCCGGAAGACATTTGTCTATGGATGCACCTTTGGTAGAAGGAGAAGATTCTAATCTTTACGATGTATTACGTTCAGGAGAATCACCGAGTCCGGATAAAGATCTGATGCTTGAATCGCTACAGATTGAGATCGAAAGAGCATTAAATACACTTACACCGAGAGAAGCAGACCTTGTAAGGCTGTATTTCGGACTGAACGGCAAACATCCGATGACCCTTGAAGAAATCGGTGAAACTTTTGATCTTACGAGAGAAAGGGTTCGTCAGATCAAAGAAAAAGCGATCAAGAGATTGAAACACAACACCAGAAGTAAGATTTTAAAATCTTATCTGGGTAAATAA
- a CDS encoding S1/P1 nuclease, with the protein MKSIYSKILVLAFMASSLYSYAWGLTGHRIIAEIAENHLSGKARREIKKMMGRERLAYWANWPDFIKSDTTGAWKQASSWHYVNIDPQTDFKIFEEKLKGQAGPSLYTQVNVLSSQIKDEKTSEKDRKIALIFLIHIMGDLAQPLHVGRAEDLGGNKINVTYFGDKTNLHSVWDGKLVDSQKYSYTEYATLLDIKSDAEVKEIQKGTLEDWLYDSHKIANTIYAQTPNDSKLSYDYQYKFNNTMERQLLYGGLRLAKWLNDLF; encoded by the coding sequence ATGAAAAGTATTTATTCTAAAATTCTGGTTTTAGCATTCATGGCATCTTCGCTGTATTCATATGCGTGGGGATTGACAGGGCACAGAATTATTGCGGAAATTGCCGAAAATCACCTTTCCGGGAAAGCAAGGCGGGAAATTAAAAAAATGATGGGGAGAGAACGGCTGGCTTATTGGGCCAACTGGCCAGATTTTATTAAATCTGATACAACAGGTGCCTGGAAACAGGCTTCATCGTGGCATTATGTAAATATCGATCCGCAGACTGATTTCAAAATTTTTGAAGAAAAACTGAAAGGACAAGCCGGACCAAGTTTATATACTCAGGTGAATGTTCTTTCCAGTCAGATCAAAGATGAAAAAACTTCTGAGAAAGACAGAAAAATTGCTTTGATTTTCCTTATTCATATTATGGGTGATCTTGCGCAGCCTCTGCATGTAGGGAGAGCGGAAGATCTGGGAGGAAATAAAATTAATGTTACTTACTTTGGAGATAAGACCAATTTGCATTCTGTCTGGGACGGAAAACTCGTAGATTCTCAAAAATACAGCTACACCGAGTATGCAACATTGTTAGACATTAAATCTGATGCAGAAGTAAAGGAAATCCAGAAAGGTACTCTTGAAGACTGGCTGTATGATTCTCATAAAATTGCCAATACAATTTATGCACAGACCCCAAATGATTCCAAACTGTCTTATGACTATCAGTATAAATTCAATAATACGATGGAAAGACAACTTTTATATGGTGGATTACGACTGGCAAAATGGCTGAATGATCTTTTTTAA
- a CDS encoding TssN family type VI secretion system protein has translation MEISSVKGIFLRYILMPLFAVIMMVILGIIRRNKPAIKIKTIIIYVLLCSLCLAIPGFFGFAGNLFNPYWYLIAQIIYLVLGIIHVNLSDKYFKKHFTSLTKSILFESILSVTCVGFGGYLFYLIFNWMSKGTGYPIMAATSILIFLVPLVFHYCYVQLISIPVDIYKTWRYSPEQKLPDFEGADFDRLMVLNVELSKNLEDANRFRIKAKTLPTGITFGDWFYRVVDDYNHKNPNSVIHLSDQQNESYYWIFYTKKSFFSFRKYIDFEQDITENRISENDVVICKRVIQHEEEGIRRTQSHTI, from the coding sequence ATGGAAATTTCTTCAGTAAAGGGAATCTTTTTAAGGTATATTCTCATGCCTTTATTTGCGGTTATTATGATGGTAATCCTCGGAATTATCAGAAGAAATAAGCCTGCGATAAAAATAAAAACCATTATCATCTATGTTCTGCTGTGCAGTTTGTGTCTTGCCATTCCGGGATTTTTCGGCTTCGCGGGAAATCTTTTCAATCCGTACTGGTATCTAATTGCACAAATCATTTATCTGGTTCTGGGAATAATACATGTGAACCTTTCAGACAAATATTTTAAAAAACATTTTACTTCTTTAACGAAAAGCATACTATTTGAATCCATTTTATCCGTTACCTGTGTCGGTTTTGGAGGATATTTGTTTTATTTAATATTCAACTGGATGAGTAAAGGTACAGGATATCCCATAATGGCCGCGACAAGTATTTTAATATTCCTTGTTCCGCTGGTTTTCCATTACTGCTATGTTCAGTTAATTAGTATTCCGGTTGATATATATAAGACCTGGCGCTATTCTCCGGAACAGAAACTACCGGACTTTGAAGGAGCAGATTTCGACAGGCTGATGGTTCTGAATGTTGAGCTCAGCAAAAATCTTGAAGATGCCAACAGATTTCGGATTAAAGCCAAAACATTGCCTACGGGAATTACTTTCGGAGACTGGTTTTATAGGGTAGTGGACGATTACAACCATAAAAATCCGAATTCCGTGATCCATTTATCAGATCAGCAAAACGAATCGTATTATTGGATTTTCTATACGAAAAAGTCATTCTTCAGCTTTAGAAAATATATTGATTTTGAACAGGATATTACAGAAAACAGGATTTCTGAAAACGATGT